One stretch of Dokdonia sp. Hel_I_53 DNA includes these proteins:
- a CDS encoding cold-shock protein, translating into MHKGTVKFFNDTKGFGFINEEEANQEHFVHVTGLIDEIREGDAVEFELKEGKKGLNAVNVKVID; encoded by the coding sequence ATGCACAAAGGAACAGTAAAATTCTTCAACGACACCAAAGGATTTGGATTTATCAATGAAGAAGAAGCAAACCAAGAGCACTTCGTACACGTAACTGGTCTTATAGACGAGATTAGAGAAGGTGACGCTGTTGAGTTTGAACTTAAAGAAGGAAAAAAAGGATTAAATGCAGTCAATGTTAAAGTAATTGACTAA
- a CDS encoding SIMPL domain-containing protein — protein sequence MKYITLIIILFTMTTAAQNNNLQPLVNVTGEGKVKVAPDGADIRVRVETQGKEAQTVKNENDQLIDKVIKFLRAQGIESKYVKTEYINLNKNYDYNTKTYSYNANQTLTIQLKDLAIYESIMTGLLNAGINRIDGVSFTSSKMDVLHAEARVKAIKNAKEKAISYAAALDQKIGKAVQISEQGATPLPQPMYKTRMASMESDSGSSETIAPGEIEITSKIAVSFVLN from the coding sequence ATGAAATATATCACATTAATTATTATTCTATTTACTATGACCACAGCTGCACAAAATAACAATTTACAACCGCTAGTCAATGTGACAGGAGAAGGTAAGGTAAAGGTTGCTCCAGATGGAGCTGACATTAGAGTGCGTGTTGAAACGCAGGGAAAAGAGGCACAGACTGTTAAGAATGAGAATGACCAATTGATAGATAAGGTAATTAAGTTTTTAAGAGCCCAAGGCATTGAAAGTAAATATGTAAAAACAGAATATATTAATCTTAATAAAAACTACGATTACAATACGAAGACGTACAGTTATAATGCAAATCAAACATTAACTATACAGCTCAAAGATCTTGCAATCTATGAAAGTATTATGACTGGATTGCTCAATGCAGGAATTAACCGAATTGACGGTGTCTCATTTACTTCTTCAAAAATGGACGTTCTTCATGCCGAAGCCCGTGTAAAGGCCATAAAAAATGCTAAAGAGAAAGCTATATCTTATGCAGCTGCTTTAGATCAAAAAATAGGAAAAGCTGTTCAAATATCTGAACAAGGAGCTACACCTCTACCGCAACCTATGTATAAAACGCGTATGGCTTCTATGGAGTCTGATAGTGGATCAAGTGAAACTATTGCACCAGGAGAGATTGAAATTACGAGTAAAATAGCGGTAAGCTTTGTTTTAAACTAA
- the rluF gene encoding 23S rRNA pseudouridine(2604) synthase RluF gives MEEKKQTRINKYLSEAGYCSRRAADKLIEQGRVTINGKVPEMGTKISQGDEVHVNGELISPTKEAPVYIAFNKPVGIVCTTDTRVEKDNIIDYINYPSRIFPIGRLDKPSEGLIFLTNDGDIVNKILRARNNHEKEYEVWVDKPITPSFIQQMSNGVPILDTVTRKCEVEQLSRFKFKIILTQGLNRQIRRMCEALDYEVTRLKRNRIMNVSLDVEVGKWRDLTPSEMKEIHSLVEDSQKTHQ, from the coding sequence ATGGAAGAAAAAAAACAAACCAGAATTAATAAATACTTAAGTGAAGCTGGTTACTGCTCCAGACGTGCGGCAGATAAACTAATAGAACAAGGACGTGTCACCATTAACGGAAAAGTGCCAGAAATGGGTACTAAAATATCTCAAGGTGACGAAGTACACGTAAATGGCGAGCTTATTAGTCCTACTAAGGAAGCACCTGTATATATAGCTTTTAATAAACCCGTGGGAATTGTGTGTACAACTGATACGCGCGTAGAAAAAGACAATATCATAGACTACATAAACTACCCATCTCGTATATTTCCTATTGGAAGACTTGACAAACCATCAGAGGGATTAATTTTTCTAACTAACGATGGAGATATTGTAAACAAAATCTTACGAGCTAGAAATAACCACGAAAAAGAATATGAGGTATGGGTAGATAAGCCTATCACGCCATCATTTATACAGCAAATGAGTAATGGAGTTCCTATATTAGATACTGTGACTCGAAAATGTGAAGTGGAACAATTGAGCAGATTCAAATTTAAAATCATTCTCACACAAGGTCTCAATAGACAAATACGTCGCATGTGCGAAGCATTGGACTACGAAGTAACTCGCTTAAAGCGAAATAGAATTATGAATGTGTCATTAGATGTAGAAGTAGGTAAATGGAGAGATCTTACGCCAAGTGAAATGAAAGAGATACATTCTCTGGTGGAAGACTCTCAAAAAACACATCAGTAA
- a CDS encoding DUF1456 family protein, with the protein MPLTNNDVFKKLRVALQLRDDEIIEICKLVDFQVSKSELGAIFRKPDHPKYMECGDQFLRNFLNGLVIHKRGPMPSKK; encoded by the coding sequence ATGCCACTTACAAATAACGACGTATTCAAAAAGCTAAGAGTAGCGCTACAACTAAGGGACGATGAAATTATAGAAATTTGCAAGCTTGTAGATTTCCAGGTTTCAAAAAGTGAGTTAGGTGCAATATTTCGCAAACCTGATCATCCAAAATACATGGAGTGTGGAGATCAATTCTTAAGAAATTTTCTCAATGGTCTTGTAATACATAAGAGGGGGCCGATGCCTTCTAAAAAGTAA